One Bacillota bacterium LX-D genomic region harbors:
- a CDS encoding prepilin-type N-terminal cleavage/methylation domain-containing protein: MEKCLVVKLLMSNEKQNAFEKNNNQGFSLLELVVILTIISFLTFIYIPSLGKTIEKQNLINAARIMTVNLREARQLAISEERNITVLFRRQRVPQEPNSYVIRYGPTETYKKIFIKSGISLVKTTFTLETLTFNTIGNCNAGTVILETPNGGKMYVIVDSVGRVRTSDVPPL; the protein is encoded by the coding sequence ATGGAGAAGTGTCTAGTAGTAAAACTTCTGATGAGTAATGAAAAACAAAATGCATTTGAAAAAAATAATAACCAAGGGTTTTCTTTGCTGGAATTGGTTGTTATTCTAACTATTATTTCATTTTTAACATTTATATATATACCTTCTTTAGGAAAAACAATTGAGAAGCAAAACCTAATAAATGCAGCCAGAATAATGACCGTTAACCTGCGAGAAGCCAGACAACTTGCAATTTCCGAGGAAAGGAATATTACTGTTCTTTTTCGGCGACAGCGTGTTCCCCAAGAACCTAACTCTTATGTAATTCGGTATGGTCCTACTGAAACTTATAAAAAAATATTCATAAAGTCAGGAATTTCACTTGTTAAGACTACTTTTACCTTGGAAACGCTTACGTTTAATACAATTGGAAATTGTAATGCAGGTACTGTTATTTTGGAAACACCGAACGGTGGAAAAATGTATGTAATTGTTGATAGCGTAGGGAGAGTAAGAACGAGTGATGTACCGCCTTTATAA
- a CDS encoding prepilin-type N-terminal cleavage/methylation domain-containing protein has translation MLKIRKSFLLNSNGFTLLELLVVIVIIGLLASIAIPSFSDAAYKSKNKKVEADIRVLQSAAELYYAENNKYPEELHELVDSDILKEIPKDPWGGDYKIDNGEVSSSKTSDE, from the coding sequence ATGTTGAAAATTAGAAAAAGTTTTTTACTTAATAGCAATGGATTTACTTTGTTAGAGCTGCTGGTGGTAATTGTAATCATAGGATTGTTAGCTTCAATTGCCATTCCGTCTTTTTCAGACGCGGCTTATAAATCAAAAAATAAAAAGGTAGAGGCAGACATAAGGGTTTTGCAAAGTGCTGCCGAACTATATTATGCGGAAAATAACAAATACCCTGAAGAATTACATGAATTAGTAGACTCCGATATATTAAAAGAGATACCAAAAGATCCCTGGGGAGGGGATTATAAAATTGATAATGGAGAAGTGTCTAGTAGTAAAACTTCTGATGAGTAA
- a CDS encoding type IV pilus twitching motility protein PilT: protein MLLKDILQSALNKKASDIHLTVGQRPVFRVNGSLEPQLDFENISPEKNELFTKEMLDSSKLSLLQQNGELDFAYSIAGLGRFRVNAFYQRGSISLVLRIINSSILSFEELNLPTILNEFTKKNSGIVLVTGPTGSGKSTTLAALIDKINNEHNCHIITLEDPIEYTHKHKKSIVNQREIGSDSRCFAAALRAALRQDPDVIMVGEMRDLETISTALTAAETGHLVFATLHTSSASQTIDRIIDVFPNHQQQQVRIQLADSLQGIVSQQLIPLKNLKGRVAAFEVLVASTAIRNLIREGKTYQIISSIQTGAKYGMVSMDMALNNLLQKGLISQEEFLARNTDKNSYFNK, encoded by the coding sequence ATGCTTTTGAAAGATATATTACAATCTGCTCTTAATAAAAAGGCCTCAGATATTCATTTGACTGTTGGGCAAAGGCCAGTTTTTAGAGTAAATGGAAGCTTAGAACCTCAACTTGACTTTGAAAATATTTCTCCAGAAAAGAATGAGCTTTTTACTAAAGAAATGTTGGACAGTTCAAAGCTCAGCTTATTACAACAAAATGGTGAACTTGATTTTGCTTATTCAATTGCTGGACTTGGACGATTTAGGGTTAATGCATTTTATCAAAGGGGATCCATTAGTTTAGTACTAAGAATTATTAATTCTTCAATTTTGTCTTTTGAAGAATTAAATTTACCAACTATTTTAAATGAATTTACTAAGAAAAATAGTGGAATTGTTTTAGTTACTGGGCCAACGGGAAGCGGTAAATCAACAACTTTAGCTGCTTTAATTGACAAAATTAATAATGAACATAATTGCCATATTATTACTTTGGAAGACCCTATTGAATATACGCATAAACATAAAAAAAGCATTGTTAATCAAAGGGAAATTGGTTCAGATTCAAGATGTTTTGCAGCTGCTTTAAGGGCTGCTTTGCGCCAAGATCCCGATGTTATTATGGTAGGAGAAATGCGAGATTTAGAAACCATTAGTACTGCTTTAACTGCTGCCGAGACTGGCCATTTAGTTTTTGCCACATTGCATACAAGTTCAGCATCCCAGACAATAGATCGCATTATTGATGTATTTCCCAATCACCAACAGCAACAGGTTCGCATTCAATTAGCAGATAGCTTGCAAGGAATTGTATCTCAGCAACTTATTCCACTGAAAAATTTGAAAGGACGAGTTGCTGCATTTGAAGTTTTAGTTGCTTCTACTGCCATTCGTAATTTAATTAGAGAAGGAAAGACGTATCAGATTATCTCCAGCATTCAAACTGGAGCAAAGTATGGAATGGTTTCAATGGATATGGCGTTAAATAATTTGCTTCAAAAGGGTTTAATTAGCCAAGAGGAATTTTTAGCTAGAAATACTGATAAAAATAGTTACTTTAATAAGTAA
- a CDS encoding shikimate kinase has product MGQQLNIILIGFMGTGKSSVGRKLARKLNKEFIDTDQEIEQLIGLNITQIFKKYGEVRFRSEEKLMIEKIASKRNCVISTGGGTVLDPDNVAILKNNGILICLTASPATVLSRVGKNNNRPMLKNKSSLELISSLIDERKPYYKCADFSVDTSDLDIDEIVEKIFLFLDERGLLNAEVNG; this is encoded by the coding sequence ATGGGACAGCAACTAAATATTATATTGATAGGATTTATGGGAACTGGGAAAAGCAGTGTTGGACGGAAATTAGCTAGAAAACTGAATAAAGAATTTATAGATACTGATCAAGAAATAGAACAGTTAATTGGTTTGAATATTACACAAATATTTAAAAAATATGGAGAGGTAAGATTTAGGTCTGAAGAAAAACTAATGATTGAAAAAATTGCCTCTAAAAGAAATTGTGTAATTAGTACGGGGGGAGGTACTGTCTTAGATCCTGATAACGTTGCAATACTCAAAAATAATGGGATATTAATCTGCTTAACGGCTTCGCCTGCAACTGTTCTTTCGCGAGTAGGTAAAAATAATAATCGGCCAATGCTTAAAAATAAGTCGTCATTAGAGTTAATTTCAAGCCTTATTGATGAACGCAAACCATATTATAAGTGTGCTGATTTTTCCGTTGATACATCAGACTTAGATATAGATGAAATAGTGGAAAAAATTTTTTTGTTTTTAGATGAAAGAGGTTTATTGAATGCAGAAGTTAATGGTTGA
- the aroE gene encoding shikimate dehydrogenase, with translation MKIKGDTVVMGIIGYPLKHSLSPIMHNVAFKALNLNYVYVPFPIKPDNLVQTIKFLPKLGIKGVNITIPYKEEILNFLDEISEDALLIGAVNTVVIKEEKMYGYNTDGNGFYQSLIAAGFNPDGKKVLIAGAGGACRAVAFTLCKKGISDLNLAVRSFTKAEALANDLNSHFSTDIKVTYIDNLTEEEVSEADLIINTTPVGMYPQVNDLAPLKVKFLHSNQFVCDLIYNPFETKLLQEARKKGCRTLNGLGMLVYQGAEAFSYWTGQEAPIDLMSKAVLKSLLNN, from the coding sequence ATGAAAATTAAGGGTGATACTGTAGTAATGGGTATAATAGGTTATCCATTAAAACATTCTTTATCACCAATAATGCATAATGTTGCCTTTAAAGCTTTAAACTTAAATTATGTTTATGTTCCTTTTCCTATAAAACCTGATAATTTAGTTCAAACTATAAAATTTTTACCGAAATTAGGAATTAAAGGTGTAAATATAACTATTCCCTATAAAGAAGAAATACTTAATTTTCTAGATGAAATATCTGAGGATGCGTTATTAATTGGAGCAGTAAATACAGTAGTTATCAAGGAAGAAAAAATGTATGGTTACAATACAGATGGAAATGGTTTTTATCAATCATTGATAGCGGCTGGCTTTAATCCCGATGGTAAAAAGGTATTAATTGCAGGTGCTGGAGGAGCTTGTCGTGCTGTTGCATTTACTTTATGCAAAAAAGGAATTTCTGACCTCAATTTAGCTGTTCGTTCATTTACTAAGGCAGAAGCCCTTGCCAATGACCTTAATTCACACTTTTCAACTGACATAAAAGTTACTTATATAGATAATCTAACTGAAGAAGAAGTTAGTGAGGCAGATTTAATAATAAATACAACTCCAGTTGGTATGTATCCCCAAGTAAATGATCTGGCACCTTTAAAAGTTAAATTTTTGCATTCTAATCAGTTTGTTTGCGATTTAATTTATAATCCATTTGAAACAAAGTTATTACAAGAGGCCAGAAAAAAAGGTTGCCGAACCCTGAATGGATTAGGAATGTTAGTATACCAAGGGGCAGAGGCATTTTCTTATTGGACTGGTCAAGAGGCACCTATAGATTTGATGTCGAAAGCTGTTTTGAAATCCCTGCTAAATAATTAG
- a CDS encoding type II secretion system F family protein — MPKFFYKARDEIGKLYEGRIEAENINDVVRQLRNQNLYIIKIVNTEDIFKLQNIFNFRIPPSELAIFCRQFSSMYDSGLPLYTVITILQNQVSNKKLHHVLKSVGQSLQEGTSLAAAFEKHIDILPNMMISMLRAGEVSGTLNKILRRMAVYFEKDYNIREKIKTAMIYPVILIFVFFISAYIVSSYVLPAFQEMAMSLGIELPFTTKLIFGVNNLIVNFWYFFVFGLVILLILMQKTYKTERGAALWNEIQLKIPIFGDLLQKIIIARFARILSVLLDAGTPILLALEMSKKTVNNRIILKTLDEIQSSIRQGKSISSSLLHNKAFPPLVIQMIEIGEEIGQLDRMLEKLSTFYEEEINHLIGRLNLLIEPFTTIIMGVLAGAFVGAVLLPIYNAINSL; from the coding sequence ATGCCTAAATTTTTTTATAAGGCAAGAGATGAAATTGGGAAATTATATGAGGGTCGTATAGAAGCTGAAAATATTAATGATGTAGTTAGACAATTACGCAACCAAAATCTTTATATAATAAAAATAGTTAATACTGAAGATATATTTAAATTGCAGAATATTTTTAATTTTAGGATACCTCCTTCCGAACTAGCGATTTTTTGCCGCCAATTTTCTTCTATGTATGATTCTGGTTTACCATTATATACTGTTATAACAATCCTTCAGAATCAAGTGTCAAATAAAAAATTGCATCATGTTCTTAAAAGTGTAGGACAGAGCTTACAAGAAGGTACTTCACTTGCTGCAGCTTTTGAAAAACATATAGATATTTTGCCAAATATGATGATATCCATGCTTAGGGCAGGGGAAGTTAGTGGAACCTTGAATAAAATACTACGTCGCATGGCTGTTTATTTTGAAAAAGATTATAACATAAGAGAAAAAATAAAAACTGCTATGATTTATCCTGTCATTTTAATTTTTGTTTTTTTTATCTCTGCTTATATTGTCTCAAGTTACGTATTGCCAGCTTTTCAAGAAATGGCTATGAGCTTAGGTATTGAATTACCATTTACAACTAAATTAATTTTTGGAGTAAATAATTTAATCGTTAATTTCTGGTACTTTTTTGTTTTTGGTCTGGTTATTTTGTTAATACTTATGCAAAAAACTTATAAAACGGAAAGGGGAGCAGCTTTATGGAACGAAATTCAACTGAAAATACCAATTTTCGGCGATCTATTGCAGAAAATAATAATTGCTCGTTTTGCTCGAATTTTAAGTGTGCTTTTAGATGCCGGTACGCCAATTTTGCTTGCGCTTGAGATGAGCAAAAAAACTGTAAACAATAGAATTATCTTAAAAACCCTAGATGAAATACAAAGCAGTATTCGTCAAGGAAAAAGTATCTCCAGTTCTTTGTTACACAACAAAGCCTTTCCACCCTTAGTTATTCAGATGATTGAAATTGGAGAAGAAATTGGACAACTTGATCGGATGCTGGAAAAGCTTAGTACTTTTTATGAGGAAGAAATTAACCATTTAATCGGCAGACTAAACTTATTAATTGAGCCTTTTACTACAATTATAATGGGCGTTCTTGCAGGTGCTTTTGTCGGCGCGGTTTTACTACCTATCTACAATGCAATTAACTCTCTTTAA
- a CDS encoding YqeG family HAD IIIA-type phosphatase, with protein MVKHFLKPRLHVKTLLQIPLQEIVSKGINGLIIDLDNTITEWNSPKLRKEFIEWFKLLSAYNIKACIASNNNKERVEQIGISLGIPAIYKACKPRKRAFRKAIRIMGTDIKSTAVIGDQLFTDILGGNRLGLYTILVTPLNSKEFLVTRMVRKVEHLFLKALLEKRSQYEN; from the coding sequence ATGGTTAAACATTTTTTAAAACCTCGATTGCATGTTAAAACGTTACTCCAAATACCCTTGCAAGAAATAGTTAGTAAAGGTATTAACGGGTTAATTATTGATTTGGATAATACAATAACTGAATGGAACAGTCCAAAGCTTAGGAAGGAATTTATTGAATGGTTTAAATTATTGTCAGCCTACAATATTAAGGCATGTATTGCATCTAATAACAATAAAGAAAGGGTTGAACAGATAGGCATTAGTTTAGGGATTCCCGCTATTTATAAAGCATGTAAACCACGGAAACGCGCTTTCCGTAAGGCCATAAGAATAATGGGGACAGATATAAAATCAACTGCTGTAATAGGTGATCAACTATTTACCGATATTTTAGGTGGGAATAGATTGGGATTATACACAATTTTAGTTACCCCTTTGAATTCAAAGGAATTCCTAGTTACACGTATGGTGAGGAAGGTGGAACACTTATTTTTAAAAGCACTACTTGAGAAGCGAAGTCAATATGAAAATTAA
- a CDS encoding MerR family transcriptional regulator, with the protein MSEKLTIQQVSNILQVEISTLRFWEKEFEEYLMIKSSKGIRKRYGQEQLEIFSQIKELLQTEQYTIKGAKRRLELERTLTNALGVEQNFKTTVFHMLNSIMSELQKTREESQKLTREIQLLRMEKEIIEGKLLEEQNKGIFEFLKGKWQIKRTGEVS; encoded by the coding sequence ATGTCGGAAAAACTTACAATTCAGCAAGTTAGCAATATTTTGCAAGTAGAAATTAGCACACTACGTTTTTGGGAAAAAGAATTTGAAGAATATTTAATGATTAAAAGTAGCAAAGGTATACGCAAACGCTACGGGCAGGAACAACTTGAAATATTTTCACAAATTAAGGAGCTTTTACAAACTGAACAATACACTATTAAAGGTGCAAAAAGAAGGCTTGAGCTAGAAAGAACATTGACAAATGCTTTAGGAGTTGAGCAAAACTTTAAAACAACAGTATTTCATATGTTGAATTCTATCATGTCAGAGTTACAAAAAACTCGAGAAGAAAGCCAAAAATTGACTAGGGAAATTCAATTATTAAGAATGGAAAAAGAAATAATAGAAGGTAAATTGTTGGAAGAACAGAATAAAGGTATATTTGAATTTTTAAAAGGGAAATGGCAGATTAAGAGGACAGGTGAAGTAAGTTAG
- the aroB gene encoding 3-dehydroquinate synthase: MQKLMVDLKEKSYPIYIGKNLLGKIGEILLDYSLSKNCLVISNNTVFSLYGEKLITSLQNYGFNPRIALVEDGEGAKALSWANTLYNQAIDASLDRLSPIIALGGGVVGDLAGFIAATYLRGIPFIQVPTTLLAQVDSSVGGKVAINHPRGKNLIGSFYQPKLVVTDLTTLVTLPEREVKAGMAEIIKYGVIWDGEFYQYIKNNWNGVFRFDFEILKNIVTHSCKIKAEIIGKDELENEVRIILNFGHTIGHALETLTGYTKYRHGEAVAVGMVIAANIALQKGLVTEIVKNDIAEFINSIGLPTEIPSELKPEKIVECVHHDKKMKNGLIQLILPQKLGKAISMNLKPEEILLYLS; this comes from the coding sequence ATGCAGAAGTTAATGGTTGATTTAAAAGAAAAAAGCTATCCGATATATATCGGAAAAAATCTATTGGGGAAAATAGGTGAAATATTATTAGATTACTCTTTAAGCAAAAATTGCTTAGTTATTTCAAATAATACAGTTTTTAGCTTATATGGTGAAAAGCTTATAACGTCCCTTCAAAATTACGGGTTTAATCCTAGAATTGCTTTAGTAGAAGATGGTGAAGGGGCAAAAGCTTTAAGTTGGGCCAATACTTTGTATAATCAGGCCATAGATGCCTCTTTGGATAGGTTATCACCAATTATTGCTTTAGGTGGTGGAGTCGTTGGTGATCTGGCTGGTTTTATTGCAGCTACCTATTTACGCGGAATTCCTTTTATACAAGTCCCTACTACATTGTTAGCACAAGTTGATAGTAGTGTAGGGGGGAAAGTTGCAATTAACCATCCTCGAGGCAAAAACCTGATTGGATCATTTTATCAGCCGAAGTTGGTGGTTACTGATTTAACCACTCTTGTAACACTTCCCGAACGAGAAGTTAAAGCTGGTATGGCTGAAATTATAAAATACGGTGTTATATGGGATGGCGAATTTTATCAATATATCAAAAATAACTGGAACGGAGTTTTTAGATTTGACTTTGAAATATTAAAAAACATTGTTACTCATTCATGTAAAATAAAGGCTGAAATTATAGGAAAAGACGAATTGGAAAACGAAGTAAGAATCATTCTTAATTTTGGCCATACCATTGGACATGCTTTAGAAACATTAACTGGCTATACCAAATATAGGCATGGGGAAGCAGTAGCTGTTGGCATGGTTATTGCTGCTAATATTGCTCTTCAAAAAGGTTTGGTTACTGAAATAGTTAAGAATGATATTGCGGAATTTATAAATTCCATAGGCTTACCTACTGAAATTCCTTCTGAACTTAAACCAGAAAAAATAGTAGAATGTGTTCACCACGATAAAAAGATGAAGAATGGGTTAATTCAACTAATTCTGCCTCAAAAGTTAGGTAAGGCAATTTCAATGAATTTAAAACCGGAGGAAATCTTGCTTTATCTTAGTTAA
- a CDS encoding GspE/PulE family protein, which translates to MVLQKNLGEFLIEKGLISWEQLQKALSIQKPKQNLGQLLIKLGFISEDEFLSVLKNEFDEQKEPIKPINEKLNNNYLIDGRAPIIKLVDELIEEAIGRQASDIHIEPQEDRSLRVRFRIDGQLQEYTTLSKDVAPNFIARIKIMADIDITEKRIPQDGRTRVIFKNQEIDLRISSVPLIFGEKIVIRILDKEKRFINLEKLGLESEQFEEYKKMLRTTQGMILITGPTSSGKTTTLYASLKTINSLEKNIVTIEDPVEYVLEGINQMGVNQKTGLTFALGLRSILRQDPDVIMVGEIRDNETADIAIRAATTGQLVLSTLHTNDAAGALPRLINMGVEPFLVASAVIAVVSQRLVRKICPYCKEGYEVAKNSLERLLLGNVQDDLRLHRGKGCAECAGTGYKGRTAIFELLPIDEDIQYFVMQKMPSKEIKKQAIKKGMLTLRENGIRKVLNGSTTLDEVMRVIG; encoded by the coding sequence ATGGTTTTACAAAAAAACTTAGGTGAATTTTTAATCGAAAAGGGGTTAATTTCCTGGGAACAGTTGCAAAAAGCCTTAAGTATTCAAAAACCAAAACAAAATTTAGGACAACTTCTAATTAAATTGGGTTTTATTTCTGAGGATGAGTTTTTAAGCGTTCTAAAAAATGAATTTGATGAACAAAAAGAACCTATTAAACCTATTAATGAAAAGCTAAATAATAATTATCTTATTGATGGCAGAGCTCCTATTATAAAATTAGTAGATGAATTAATAGAGGAAGCTATTGGAAGACAAGCTAGTGATATTCATATTGAGCCCCAAGAAGACCGTTCCCTTAGGGTTAGATTTAGGATAGATGGACAATTACAGGAATATACAACTTTATCAAAAGATGTTGCTCCTAATTTCATTGCTAGAATTAAGATTATGGCCGATATAGATATTACTGAAAAAAGGATTCCTCAGGATGGTAGAACTAGGGTTATATTCAAAAACCAAGAAATTGATCTTCGTATCTCTTCCGTACCATTAATCTTTGGCGAGAAAATTGTAATACGTATTTTAGATAAAGAAAAGAGATTTATTAACCTTGAAAAATTAGGGCTAGAATCAGAACAATTTGAAGAATACAAGAAAATGTTAAGAACCACCCAAGGTATGATCTTAATTACAGGTCCAACTAGTAGTGGCAAAACTACTACTCTTTATGCTAGTTTAAAAACAATTAATAGTTTAGAAAAAAATATTGTAACTATTGAGGATCCTGTAGAATACGTATTAGAGGGTATAAACCAAATGGGAGTAAATCAGAAGACAGGATTAACATTTGCTCTGGGGCTTCGTTCCATCTTACGTCAAGATCCCGATGTTATTATGGTAGGAGAAATAAGGGATAATGAAACAGCTGATATAGCAATACGAGCTGCTACTACGGGTCAGTTAGTATTAAGCACATTACATACGAATGATGCAGCAGGAGCTTTACCCCGTTTAATCAATATGGGTGTAGAGCCTTTTTTAGTTGCTTCAGCTGTAATTGCAGTTGTTTCGCAAAGGTTGGTTCGTAAAATTTGCCCTTATTGCAAGGAAGGTTATGAGGTAGCTAAAAACTCTTTGGAGAGGTTACTTTTAGGTAATGTTCAAGATGATTTAAGATTACATCGAGGAAAAGGGTGTGCAGAATGTGCTGGGACGGGCTATAAAGGAAGAACGGCAATTTTTGAGTTGTTACCTATAGACGAGGATATACAATATTTTGTGATGCAAAAAATGCCTTCAAAGGAAATTAAAAAACAAGCAATTAAAAAAGGAATGTTAACATTAAGAGAAAATGGCATTAGGAAAGTTTTAAATGGAAGTACAACTTTAGACGAAGTTATGAGAGTAATTGGTTGA
- the aroC gene encoding chorismate synthase, translated as MLRFLTAGESHGKCLTAIIEGFPAGLNLTADYINKELARRQHGYGRGARMEIEHDQVSILSGIRGGKTLGSPITLNISNKDWENWQNIMSPEEEADLNLGTITKPRPGHADLSGAIKYEHKDLRNVLERSSARETATRVAVGAVAKKLLQEINIEIISHVISIGDVKSLGPISIQDIKQKASNSPVFCADIETEKAMLQAIDRAKDNKDTLGGIFEVIVLNMPMGIGSFVHWDRKLDAMLAQGLMSIQAIKGVEFGIGFRSAALPGSRVQDEIAYNQEQGFFHLTNNAGGLEGGMTNGEPLIIRAAMKPIPTLMQPLASVDLHTKEPFNAAVERSDVCAVPAASVIGEAVVAFTLAQAILEKFGGDTLEEIKDRVNKYREYLRQV; from the coding sequence ATGCTGCGTTTTTTAACAGCTGGTGAGTCGCATGGAAAATGTTTGACGGCTATAATCGAGGGGTTTCCTGCGGGATTAAATTTAACTGCAGATTATATTAACAAAGAATTGGCTAGGAGGCAGCATGGCTATGGTCGGGGAGCAAGAATGGAAATTGAACATGACCAGGTTAGTATTCTTTCTGGCATTCGCGGAGGGAAAACTCTTGGCAGTCCAATAACTCTAAATATAAGTAATAAAGATTGGGAAAATTGGCAGAATATTATGAGTCCCGAGGAAGAAGCTGATTTAAATTTAGGAACAATCACTAAGCCCCGACCAGGCCATGCAGACCTAAGCGGAGCAATAAAATATGAACATAAGGATCTCCGTAATGTATTAGAACGAAGCAGCGCACGAGAAACAGCTACTAGAGTTGCAGTTGGAGCTGTTGCAAAGAAACTTTTACAGGAAATTAATATAGAGATTATTTCCCATGTGATTAGTATTGGTGATGTAAAAAGTTTAGGGCCTATTAGTATTCAAGATATAAAACAAAAAGCTTCGAATTCACCAGTTTTTTGTGCAGATATTGAAACCGAAAAAGCCATGTTGCAAGCAATTGACCGAGCCAAAGACAATAAGGACACTTTGGGAGGGATTTTTGAAGTCATTGTTTTAAACATGCCTATGGGAATTGGTAGCTTTGTACATTGGGATAGAAAGTTAGATGCTATGTTGGCACAAGGCTTAATGAGCATTCAAGCTATTAAAGGAGTAGAATTTGGCATTGGCTTTCGCAGTGCAGCATTACCTGGATCTAGGGTGCAGGATGAAATAGCCTATAACCAAGAGCAGGGGTTTTTTCATTTAACCAATAATGCTGGGGGCTTAGAAGGCGGAATGACTAACGGTGAGCCATTGATTATTAGGGCAGCAATGAAACCGATACCTACATTAATGCAACCCTTGGCAAGCGTAGATTTGCATACTAAAGAACCTTTTAACGCTGCGGTTGAACGTTCTGATGTTTGTGCTGTTCCTGCTGCTTCTGTTATAGGAGAAGCAGTCGTTGCTTTTACCTTAGCGCAAGCTATTCTGGAAAAGTTTGGAGGAGACACTTTGGAAGAAATAAAGGATAGAGTAAATAAATATCGTGAATATCTGAGGCAGGTTTAA
- the sigK gene encoding RNA polymerase sporulation sigma factor SigK — translation MLSTLMMAFFAFSVIKGIALLVSYISNNAFPQPLSEEEEALQLTKMKKGDFEAKNVLIEHNLRLVAHITKKFEGSSEDSDDLISIGTIGLIKAINTFDPGKGTRLATYAARCIENEILMHLRSIKKVRGEVSLYDPIGVDKEGNEITLIDVLGTDHDVVSESVENAFEQQRVLEKIKILNKRERNVLELRYGLFNSFRKTQREIAKHLGISRSYVSRIEKKAIEKLTKEFTADKKQ, via the coding sequence ATTTTGAGTACATTAATGATGGCTTTCTTCGCTTTTTCCGTAATAAAAGGAATTGCTCTTTTAGTTTCGTACATTAGCAATAACGCTTTCCCACAGCCTTTATCAGAAGAAGAAGAAGCATTACAGCTTACAAAAATGAAAAAAGGGGATTTTGAAGCTAAAAATGTTCTAATCGAACATAATTTACGATTAGTAGCGCATATTACTAAAAAATTTGAAGGATCAAGTGAGGATAGTGATGATCTTATTTCTATAGGAACTATAGGTTTAATTAAAGCAATAAACACTTTTGATCCTGGAAAAGGAACTCGGTTAGCTACTTATGCTGCACGGTGTATTGAGAATGAAATTTTAATGCATTTACGATCTATAAAAAAAGTCAGAGGAGAAGTTTCCTTATATGACCCTATTGGAGTAGATAAAGAAGGCAATGAAATTACTTTAATTGATGTTTTAGGAACAGATCATGATGTTGTATCTGAGTCTGTTGAAAATGCTTTTGAACAACAAAGAGTTTTAGAAAAAATCAAAATTCTTAATAAAAGAGAAAGAAACGTTTTAGAGCTACGCTATGGTTTATTTAATTCATTTAGAAAAACACAAAGAGAAATTGCGAAGCATTTAGGAATTTCTCGTTCCTATGTTTCTAGAATTGAGAAAAAAGCAATTGAAAAACTTACTAAAGAATTTACAGCTGATAAAAAGCAATAG